In Streptomyces canus, one DNA window encodes the following:
- a CDS encoding RrF2 family transcriptional regulator yields MRISARADYAVRAVLELAVRQDVEPVKAEAIALVQDIPHKFLEGILGDLRRGGIVDSRRGGGGGYRLAREASAITVADVIRAVDGPIVSVRGERPTGLEYTGSAQPLLPLWIALRANVRKILEGVTIADIAGDALPEPVQQLAAEPAAWENP; encoded by the coding sequence ATGAGGATCTCTGCACGGGCGGACTACGCGGTACGGGCGGTGCTGGAGCTTGCCGTGAGGCAGGACGTGGAACCGGTGAAGGCCGAGGCCATCGCTCTGGTCCAGGACATTCCGCACAAGTTCCTTGAGGGGATTCTCGGCGACCTGAGGCGCGGTGGGATCGTCGACAGCAGGCGTGGCGGGGGCGGCGGTTACCGCCTCGCCCGGGAGGCCTCGGCCATCACGGTGGCGGACGTCATCCGTGCGGTCGACGGGCCGATCGTCTCGGTGCGCGGCGAGCGCCCCACCGGTCTGGAGTACACCGGCTCCGCACAGCCGCTGCTCCCGCTGTGGATCGCCCTGCGGGCCAACGTCCGCAAGATCCTGGAGGGCGTCACCATCGCCGACATCGCGGGCGACGCGCTCCCGGAGCCGGTCCAGCAACTCGCGGCCGAACCGGCCGCTTGGGAGAACCCCTGA
- a CDS encoding RNA polymerase sigma factor encodes MDEERLVRLVAKGDRAAFEELYRRTSPWMVVRLRRRCVDEQIVAEVMQETYLAVWRAAGAFAGTAVGGTATGWLWTIAARRLVDAFRRRAHHAEPPPAAAPPDVAPAAEELALAETVGGDVGDALRSLAPELRQVLQAMVLDGLSVRETAVLLGLPEGTVKTRARRARIEMRRALA; translated from the coding sequence ATGGACGAGGAGCGTCTCGTCCGGCTGGTGGCCAAAGGCGACCGTGCCGCGTTCGAGGAGCTGTACCGGCGTACGTCGCCGTGGATGGTGGTGCGGCTGCGCCGCCGGTGCGTGGACGAGCAGATCGTCGCGGAGGTCATGCAGGAGACCTACCTGGCGGTGTGGCGTGCGGCAGGTGCGTTCGCCGGGACCGCTGTCGGGGGGACGGCCACCGGCTGGCTGTGGACGATCGCGGCACGCCGCCTGGTCGACGCGTTCCGGCGCAGGGCGCACCACGCGGAGCCGCCGCCGGCCGCCGCCCCGCCCGACGTGGCACCCGCCGCCGAGGAGTTGGCGCTCGCGGAGACCGTCGGCGGTGACGTCGGGGACGCGCTGCGGAGCCTCGCACCGGAGCTGAGACAGGTACTGCAGGCGATGGTGCTCGACGGGCTGTCCGTCCGCGAGACCGCGGTCCTGCTCGGGCTGCCCGAGGGCACGGTCAAGACCCGTGCCCGCCGGGCCCGTATCGAGATGCGGAGGGCGCTGGCATGA